The Methanocorpusculum vombati genome segment CTGCATCAGCGAATCCCTGGCGCTGGCCGGTTCCGGCGAGCTTTGTCATATCCTGCGGACGTGTCAGCATCAGTACCGCGTTGACCGCGTGTTCGCGTGTCCGCTGTTCCAAAAGCCATGCAAGCTCTGCATCATCTTTTGCTTCGTCTTCGTGAACGAACACCTCGATGATGTGTTTGTTGGTCATCAGCTGCGCCATCATGATTCCCTGCGATGCTTCATGGGCGCAGATTTTGTCCTGATCTTTTCCGCCCGGCATTCCGAGTGCCATGACGATGTCGCATTTTTCCTCTTCGATGAGTTTTTTTGCGGCAACCGGGAGATCCTTTACTCCCGGAACGGTCACGCGGATAATGCGGGCGCTCGTGTGCTTCTTCAGTTCGTCAACGGCAAAGGCGCCCATGTTGGCGCGGGCGAACGTTGTGTCTGCAACACCGATGATCATGAGGACAAAACCTCGACTGCAGCGGCAAGACCGTCGCCCTCGAGTTTGTATCCGGCCTTTTTGAATGCCATCTGCACAGCCGCAACGGTTGCGAGAATCTCCGGTGTGTCGATGATACCCATGTTGCCGATACGGAAGATCTTTCCTTTGAAGCGGTCCTGTCCTCCGGCAAACTCAATGCCCATCTTCTTGCAGGCGCCGCGAATCTGGGAGTCTTCAATACCTGCCGGATAGAAGAAACCGGTAACAGTGTTCGATGCTTTGTGCAGCGCGTCAACCTGCGGTACGGGCGCAAGTCCCCATGCGGCGCCTGCGGCACGAACGGCGGCGGACATTTTGTGGTGGCGTGCAATGCGGTTTTCGATTCCTTCCTCTTCGATGAGTCTGCATGCCTCGCGGAGTGCGAGGAAGAGCGGCACGGCAGGCGTCGTCGGCGTCTCCATCGGGTTGCCGTCGGCGGATTTTTTTGCCTTCTTTAAGTCAAGGTAGAAGGGACGTGTCTCGGAGAGGCGATCCCATGCACGCTGTGATACGGAAACTGCGGCAAGTCCTGCTGGTGCTGCAAGACATTTCTGGGAGCCGACGATTGCAACATCCGCTCCCCACTTGTCCGCCTCGACAACGTCTCCGCCAATTGAGGTGATGGCGTCAAGGATGAAGAGTGCGTCGTACTTGCGTGCAAGTTTTCCGACCTCTTCTGCGGGGTTGAGGATTGCTGCGGAGGTTTCGTTGTGGACGAGGGTGACGACTTCCGCGCCGTTCT includes the following:
- a CDS encoding pyridoxal-phosphate-dependent aminotransferase family protein translates to MYNETLLMMPGPVPMPESVRNAMTKQAINHRSREFGDCYADIVRVLKPVFGTKNDMLVLSGSGTAGQEAAIGSFAKGKKVASLVNGKFGERLGQIAAIYGESVMIESEWGHPLNLEGLKEALENGAEVVTLVHNETSAAILNPAEEVGKLARKYDALFILDAITSIGGDVVEADKWGADVAIVGSQKCLAAPAGLAAVSVSQRAWDRLSETRPFYLDLKKAKKSADGNPMETPTTPAVPLFLALREACRLIEEEGIENRIARHHKMSAAVRAAGAAWGLAPVPQVDALHKASNTVTGFFYPAGIEDSQIRGACKKMGIEFAGGQDRFKGKIFRIGNMGIIDTPEILATVAAVQMAFKKAGYKLEGDGLAAAVEVLSS
- the ribC gene encoding riboflavin synthase, yielding MIIGVADTTFARANMGAFAVDELKKHTSARIIRVTVPGVKDLPVAAKKLIEEEKCDIVMALGMPGGKDQDKICAHEASQGIMMAQLMTNKHIIEVFVHEDEAKDDAELAWLLEQRTREHAVNAVLMLTRPQDMTKLAGTGQRQGFADAGPARR